AGGACGCGTCCCTCGAGAGCGTCGACGCGCAGCTCCAGCACGTGCTGGAGCTGCTGGGCGAGCGCGGACTGCACCCGGAGATCGTCAGCGCCGGCTCGACACCCGCAGCCTTCGCATCGCACCGCATCCGGGGGCTCACGGAAATCCGTCCCGGCACCTACATCTTCAACGACCGTACGACGGCAGCCATCGGGGCGTGCGCGTGGGAGGACTGCGCATACTCCGTGCTGGCGACGGTCGTGAGCACAGCGGTGAGCGGGCAGGCGGTCGTGGATGCAGGATCGAAGGCTCTGTTCCGGGAAGAGCTGCGCGGCTCATCCCGGTCGGGCTTCGGCGCATTGCTCGACCGCCCGGAGGTGGTCGTCAAGGGAATGTCCGAGGAGCACGGCCTGCTGGATCTGTCGGAGACATCGTGGCGGCCACGGGTGGGTGACCGGGTGCGCATCGTGCCGAATCACGTGTGCGTATCCGTGAACCTGCACGAAACGATCAGGGGTGTACGCGGCGAACGTATCGAGCGGAGCTGGCAGGTAGCGGCGCGCGGCTGGGACTGAGACATCCCGGACGCGCGCCGCGCCACACCTAGAGCAGCTGCCGCAGCACGAACTGGAGTATGCCGCCGTGGCGGTAGTACTCGCGTTCCTGGGGTGTGTCGAGACGCGCGAGCGCGGTGAATTCCTGCACGGCGCCGTCGTCGCCGGTTGCGCGCACCCGTACTCTCCGCTCCTCGACGGTCTTCGCGGCGAGCGCCGCATCGATGCCGGTGATCTCGTACGTCTCGCGACCGGTGAGACCGAGCGACTGGTAGTTCTCACCCTCAGCGAACTGCAGCGGCAGCACGCCCATGCCGATGAGGTTGGAGCGGTGGATGCGCTCGTAGCTCTCGACGATGACGGCGCGCACGCCGAGGAGGAGCGGTCCCTTCGCGGCCCAGTCGCGTGAGGACCCGGAGCCGTATTCCTTGCCGGCAATGACCACGAGAGGCACGCCCGCCTGCTGATACTTCATGGAGGCGTCATAGATCGACATGATCTCGCCATCCGGCAGGTGGGTGGTCATGCCACCTTCGACGTCGGGATTGAGGCGGTTGCGCAGGCGTACGTTGGCGAACGTGCCGCGCATCATCACCTCGTGATTGCCCCGGCGCGAGCCATACGAGTTGAAGTCGCGCGGCTCGATGCCATGCTCGCGCAGGTACTCGCCGGCCGGGCTGTCCAGCTTGATCGAGCCGGCCGGTGAGATGTGGTCGGTGGTGATGCTGTCACCGAGGAGAGCCAGGACGCGCGCGCCGGTGATGTCGGCGACGTTACCCGGCTCGCGCGGCATGTCGACGAAGTACGGCGGGTGCTTCACGTACGTGGAGTCTTCCTCCCACTGGAAGAGCTCGGAATCGGGCGTGGGCAGCGAGCGCCACTGGTCATCGCCCTCGAACACCTTGCCGTACTGACGCACGAACATGTCGGGCTGGACGGAAGCGGTCATGACGTCTTCGATCTCACGCTCCGTCGGCCAGATGTCCTTCAGGAACACACTGCGTCCTTCGCGGTCGGTGCCGAGCGGCTCGTTGTACGGGTCGAAGTCCATGCGACCGGCGATCGCGTAGGCGACGACGAGCGGCGGTGACGCCAGGTAGTTGGCGCGCACGTCGGGATTGATGCGTCCCTCGAAGTTGCGGTTGCCGGAGAGCACGCTTGCGACGACGAGATCGCCGTCATGCACGGCGTTCGATATCGATTCGGGCAGCGGCCCGCTGTTGCCGATGCAGGTAGTGCAGCCGTAGCCGACCAGGCTGAACCCGAGCTGCTCGAGATAGGGCGTGAGGCCGGAGTGGTCGAGGTACTCGGTCACAACCTTGGAGCCCGGCGCGAGGCTGGTCTTCACCCACGGCTTGCGCGTGAGGCCGAGCTCGACTGCCTTCTTCGCGACCAGGCCCGCACCGATCATGACGGACGGGTTGGACGTGTTGGTGCAGCTCGTGATCGCCGCGATCACCACCGAGCCGTCGTTCAGGTCGACCGTCTGACCTTCCACCTCGCACTGCGCGGTGCGGAGCGGCGCGGCCACGGCAACCTGGTCGCCGCCCTCACTCTCCCAGCGCTTGATCGCGTCCGGCGATGCAGGTGCGGAATCGCCCGGCCTCACCTGCTCGAGCGCCGAGAAGAAGGACTTCTTCACCTCCGACAGGCGGATACGGTCCTGGGGACGGCGCGGTCCGGCGAGCGATGGCTCCACGGTCCCGAGATCCAGCTCGAGAGTGTCGCTGTACTCCGCTTCCGGCGAGTCCTCCGTGCGGTAGAGTCCCTGCTCCTTCATGTACGCACGCACCAGCTCCACGTGCTCCGGCGCACGGCCCGTGAACTCGAGATAGCTCAGCGTGAGATCGTCCACGGGGAAGATGCCGCAGGTCGCGCCATACTCGGGCGCCATG
The sequence above is a segment of the Longimicrobiales bacterium genome. Coding sequences within it:
- the acnA gene encoding aconitate hydratase AcnA, which translates into the protein MHNQDSFGARATLRVGSRSFEMFRLDALEKSGLNISRLPFSLRILLENMLRHETGLADTREDIEALARWEPKALPSREINFTPARVLLQDFTGVPAVVDLAAMRDAMERMGGDPARINPLQPAELVIDHSVQVDEFGTRMAFQHNVEREYERNRERYAFLRWGQKALHNFRVVPPGTGIVHQVNLEYLARVVFHTEGDTMQAYPDTLVGTDSHTTMVNGLGVLGWGVGGIEAEAAMLGQPVSMLIPQVVGFRMTGSLPEGATATDLVLTVTEMLRRKGVVGKFVEFYGPGLGSLRLADRATIANMAPEYGATCGIFPVDDLTLSYLEFTGRAPEHVELVRAYMKEQGLYRTEDSPEAEYSDTLELDLGTVEPSLAGPRRPQDRIRLSEVKKSFFSALEQVRPGDSAPASPDAIKRWESEGGDQVAVAAPLRTAQCEVEGQTVDLNDGSVVIAAITSCTNTSNPSVMIGAGLVAKKAVELGLTRKPWVKTSLAPGSKVVTEYLDHSGLTPYLEQLGFSLVGYGCTTCIGNSGPLPESISNAVHDGDLVVASVLSGNRNFEGRINPDVRANYLASPPLVVAYAIAGRMDFDPYNEPLGTDREGRSVFLKDIWPTEREIEDVMTASVQPDMFVRQYGKVFEGDDQWRSLPTPDSELFQWEEDSTYVKHPPYFVDMPREPGNVADITGARVLALLGDSITTDHISPAGSIKLDSPAGEYLREHGIEPRDFNSYGSRRGNHEVMMRGTFANVRLRNRLNPDVEGGMTTHLPDGEIMSIYDASMKYQQAGVPLVVIAGKEYGSGSSRDWAAKGPLLLGVRAVIVESYERIHRSNLIGMGVLPLQFAEGENYQSLGLTGRETYEITGIDAALAAKTVEERRVRVRATGDDGAVQEFTALARLDTPQEREYYRHGGILQFVLRQLL